A stretch of the Simiduia curdlanivorans genome encodes the following:
- a CDS encoding 2-hydroxyacid dehydrogenase, with protein MDIVFFSAKKYDQESFAHINRQYGFALRFFETHLCADTAPIAAGADAVCIFVNDQLDDACLTALATNGIRLVLLRCAGFNQVDTAAAQRLGIIVARVPAYAPEGVAEHAVGLILALNRKLCKAHSRVREANFSLDGLQGFNLHGCTVGVMGTGKIGSAFCRIMLGFGCEVYAYDPVPNDALKALGVIYVTRDKLFTVARIISLHCPLSADTQHLINHEALNLMPPGVMLINTSRGALIDTPAVIQHLKTGHLGYLGLDVYEEEAHLFFNDESEHILQDDVFARLLTFPNVLITGHQAFLTQEALHNIGETTLENAKQEHSGLNCGNRV; from the coding sequence ATGGATATTGTATTTTTTAGCGCAAAGAAATATGACCAAGAAAGCTTTGCACACATCAATAGGCAATACGGCTTTGCCTTACGCTTTTTCGAAACCCACTTGTGCGCAGACACCGCACCCATTGCTGCCGGTGCTGATGCGGTTTGCATTTTCGTTAATGATCAACTCGATGACGCTTGTTTAACAGCCTTGGCGACCAATGGTATTCGTTTAGTTCTACTGCGCTGCGCCGGCTTTAATCAAGTGGATACGGCAGCGGCACAACGGCTCGGCATCATCGTTGCGCGGGTACCGGCCTATGCGCCAGAAGGCGTTGCAGAACACGCGGTTGGGTTAATTCTCGCGCTCAATCGAAAGCTTTGTAAAGCTCACTCGCGTGTGCGCGAGGCCAATTTTTCACTGGACGGTTTGCAGGGCTTCAATTTGCACGGCTGCACCGTTGGCGTAATGGGCACAGGGAAAATTGGCAGCGCATTTTGCCGGATCATGCTCGGTTTTGGCTGCGAGGTTTACGCTTATGACCCGGTACCGAACGATGCCCTAAAAGCTTTGGGTGTAATCTATGTGACGCGCGACAAACTATTTACGGTGGCCCGTATCATCAGCTTACACTGCCCCTTAAGTGCCGATACACAACACCTCATCAACCATGAAGCGCTCAACCTTATGCCGCCCGGGGTGATGCTAATCAACACCAGCCGCGGTGCCCTGATTGACACCCCGGCCGTTATTCAACACCTTAAGACGGGGCATCTAGGCTATCTCGGTTTAGATGTGTATGAAGAGGAAGCGCACCTCTTTTTTAATGATGAGTCCGAGCACATTTTGCAAGATGACGTGTTTGCCCGATTGCTCACCTTTCCCAATGTATTAATTACCGGCCATCAAGCCTTTCTGACGCAAGAAGCCCTGCACAACATTGGCGAAACAACCTTAGAAAATGCCAAGCAAGAACATAGCGGTCTCAATTGCGGCAACCGTGTTTAA
- the nusA gene encoding transcription termination factor NusA: MNKEILLVAEAVSNEKGVDRDVIFEAIEIALATATKKRYEEESDIRVVINRKDGSYETFRRWLVVADDVLAELGTQFTLEEAAEKDPTLKAGDVFEETVENVGFGRIAAQTAKQVIVQKVREAERAQIVEEYRDRIGELINGTVKKVTRDAVIVDLGNNAEGLLPRDQLVGREVFRMNDRVRSLLLDVRPDARGPQLYLSRSCPEMLVELFKIEVPEISEEVIEIKGAARDPGSRAKIAVKTNDGRIDPVGACVGMRGSRVQAVSNELGNERVDIVLWDDNPAQFVINAMSPAEIESIVVDEDAGSMDVAVADDNLAQAIGRGGQNVRLASELTGWTINVMSEEDWSSKQQQESGSFVENFMAALDVDQEVAEVLVEEGFTTLEEVAYVPLEEMLAIEGFDEAIAEELRARAKDALLTQALATEEKLDTEPAEDLLNMEGMDKHLAYLLAATGVITMEDLAEQAVDDLLDIEGMDEERAAALIMKAREPWFADESDSAGEQ; this comes from the coding sequence ATGAACAAAGAGATTTTACTGGTCGCCGAAGCGGTATCTAATGAAAAGGGCGTCGATCGGGATGTAATCTTTGAAGCCATAGAAATCGCTTTGGCTACTGCCACGAAAAAGCGCTATGAAGAAGAATCTGACATTCGTGTTGTGATTAATCGCAAAGATGGTAGCTATGAAACATTTCGTCGTTGGCTGGTGGTTGCCGATGATGTTCTGGCTGAGCTTGGAACCCAGTTCACTCTAGAAGAAGCGGCTGAAAAAGACCCAACTCTGAAAGCCGGCGATGTGTTTGAAGAAACAGTAGAGAACGTTGGCTTTGGTCGCATTGCTGCGCAAACGGCTAAGCAGGTTATCGTGCAGAAAGTGCGCGAAGCCGAGCGCGCTCAAATTGTTGAAGAATATCGCGATCGCATTGGTGAGCTTATTAACGGTACCGTTAAGAAAGTGACGCGCGATGCGGTGATCGTCGATCTGGGTAATAACGCCGAAGGCTTGTTGCCGCGCGACCAGCTAGTTGGCCGCGAAGTTTTTAGAATGAACGACCGCGTGCGTTCCTTGTTGTTGGATGTGCGTCCAGATGCACGTGGCCCTCAGCTTTATTTGAGCCGCTCTTGCCCAGAAATGTTGGTAGAGCTGTTTAAGATTGAAGTGCCAGAAATATCCGAAGAAGTTATTGAAATTAAAGGCGCCGCGCGCGACCCAGGTTCACGTGCGAAAATTGCCGTGAAAACTAACGATGGTCGCATTGATCCCGTTGGCGCCTGTGTTGGTATGCGTGGTTCGCGTGTGCAAGCGGTATCTAACGAATTAGGTAACGAGCGCGTTGATATTGTGTTGTGGGACGATAACCCAGCGCAATTTGTTATCAACGCCATGTCGCCCGCTGAAATTGAATCCATCGTTGTTGATGAAGATGCCGGCTCCATGGATGTTGCTGTAGCCGATGATAATTTGGCGCAGGCCATTGGTCGCGGCGGTCAAAACGTACGCTTGGCTTCCGAGCTTACCGGCTGGACTATCAACGTCATGAGCGAAGAAGATTGGAGCTCTAAGCAGCAGCAAGAATCTGGCAGCTTTGTGGAAAACTTCATGGCGGCACTGGATGTCGATCAAGAAGTGGCAGAGGTTCTGGTTGAAGAGGGCTTCACCACACTTGAAGAAGTGGCCTATGTACCGTTGGAAGAAATGTTAGCGATTGAAGGCTTCGATGAGGCCATCGCTGAAGAACTACGTGCGCGCGCAAAAGATGCATTGTTGACACAAGCCTTGGCCACTGAAGAAAAGCTTGATACTGAGCCTGCCGAAGATTTGTTAAACATGGAAGGCATGGATAAACATCTCGCTTATTTGCTGGCTGCCACTGGTGTTATCACCATGGAAGATCTAGCAGAGCAAGCCGTGGATGACTTGCTTGATATCGAAGGTATGGATGAAGAGCGCGCTGCCGCGTTGATTATGAAAGCACGTGAACCCTGGTTTGCTGATGAGTCAGACAGCGCAGGCGAGCAATAA
- the rimP gene encoding ribosome maturation factor RimP, giving the protein MATKQETIQALIAPVVEALDCELWGIEYLSQGRHTTLRIFIEREDGVQLEDCEKVSRQVSAVMDVEDPITGEYTLEVSSPGVDRPLYTLDHYQRFTGEKVELRLRVPFQGRRRFTGVIAGVEADEVIVRVDNEEYLFTIDSIDKANIVAQF; this is encoded by the coding sequence ATGGCTACCAAGCAAGAAACTATACAGGCGCTCATTGCGCCTGTTGTCGAAGCATTAGACTGCGAATTGTGGGGTATTGAATACCTGTCACAAGGTCGCCATACCACACTGCGTATTTTTATTGAGCGCGAAGACGGCGTGCAACTTGAAGACTGCGAAAAAGTGAGTCGTCAGGTGAGTGCGGTAATGGACGTTGAAGATCCCATTACTGGAGAGTACACCTTAGAAGTGTCCTCGCCCGGCGTGGATCGCCCGCTGTATACATTGGATCACTACCAGCGTTTTACCGGTGAAAAAGTAGAGCTGCGTTTGCGCGTGCCATTTCAAGGGCGTCGCAGATTTACCGGTGTTATTGCCGGGGTAGAAGCCGATGAAGTTATTGTGCGTGTAGATAACGAAGAGTATCTATTTACAATTGATTCGATTGATAAGGCTAACATCGTCGCGCAATTTTAA
- the rbfA gene encoding 30S ribosome-binding factor RbfA, which produces MAREFKRTDRVGDALQRSISQFIQQEIRDPRIGMVNVNDVTVTRDFAYAKIFVTFVGRETDEECKAALAVLNKASGFLRTLVAKDLDLRTTPRLQFVYDTTTVRGNQLANLIERAVADDKSKHVDDDIEQ; this is translated from the coding sequence ATGGCACGTGAATTTAAACGTACCGACCGGGTCGGCGATGCACTGCAGCGATCAATTTCGCAATTTATCCAGCAGGAAATCCGCGACCCGCGCATAGGCATGGTGAACGTCAACGACGTCACCGTGACCCGCGACTTTGCCTACGCCAAAATTTTTGTCACCTTTGTTGGGCGTGAAACCGATGAGGAATGTAAGGCGGCGTTAGCCGTACTTAATAAAGCCTCGGGCTTTCTGCGCACACTGGTGGCCAAAGATTTAGATTTGCGCACCACGCCGCGTTTGCAGTTTGTCTACGATACCACCACTGTGCGAGGCAATCAGCTCGCCAATTTGATCGAGCGTGCGGTGGCTGATGATAAGTCTAAGCATGTCGACGACGATATCGAACAGTAG
- the rpsO gene encoding 30S ribosomal protein S15 — protein sequence MALSAIEKADIVKSFQQAEGDTGSPEVQVALLTHNINKLQGHFADNKKDHHSRRGLIRMVNQRRKLLDYLKGKDAQRYIALIQKLGLRR from the coding sequence ATGGCACTAAGTGCAATTGAAAAAGCGGACATCGTAAAATCGTTTCAGCAAGCTGAAGGTGACACTGGTTCACCAGAAGTACAGGTTGCATTGTTGACGCACAACATCAACAAACTGCAAGGCCACTTTGCTGACAACAAGAAAGACCACCACTCACGTCGTGGTTTGATCCGCATGGTAAACCAGCGTCGCAAGCTGCTGGATTACCTGAAGGGCAAAGACGCACAGCGTTACATTGCTCTGATTCAGAAGCTAGGCCTACGCCGCTAG
- the infB gene encoding translation initiation factor IF-2, whose translation MAEVTVSELAESVGAPVERLLKQMQEAGLKHKKADESVSDDEKQTLLRFLKTSHGEEVAEPRKITLKRKTTTTLKTGSGASRKTVNVEVRKKRTYVKRDPSDVEEVDTHVSDEAELAAKVAAEAEAKAKAAAEAKAAEEAAKAAEQAAKAKVAVPAAEEAAPAAPKVASTRVDDMEERRIAALEGRRKQEEDERRKSEEAEEKRKAEEELRQKRADAEAKAKKEEESKGKHGHAPKKPRHSEADEGDEAGRHNKKAGHRAAKKATAPAAPKKGARIDLKRLDELDDELNKTRRARGSLKLNNKHGFKKPTAKQVLEIELPQLITVGELAAKMNIKANELIKRMMKMGVMATLNDPLDQETSQLIVEELGHAYRLKSGNELEEALELSISHDGEMVSRAPVVTVMGHVDHGKTSLLDYIRKAKVAAGEAGGITQHIGAYRVSTAKGEITFLDTPGHAAFTAMRARGAQATDVVILVVAADDGVMPQTIEAVQHSKAAGVPIVVAINKCDKESADPDRVKNELVQHEVIPEDWGGDTQFIEVSAHTGDGVEALLEAISLQAEMLELLAPIDVPAKGVVVESRVDKGRGAIATVLVQQGTLKRGDMLLAGQSYGRVRAMTNEQGQQVTEAGPSTPVEILGLNNAPGAGDDFAVVPDERKAREVAEHRAEKERSEKLMRQQAAKLENMFANMGAEEKKVLSVVAKADVRGSLEAILSSLADIGNEEVEVNVVSSGVGGITESDVNLAMATGAIVIGFNVRADATTRRLAEGEGVEIRYYSIIYQLLDEVRSALAGMLSPERIEEIVGIADVREVFRSPKFGQVAGCMVTEGTVFRNKPIRVLRDNVVIFEGELESLRRFKDDVKEVRNGTECGIGVKNYDVKVGDQIEVFDVKEVAREL comes from the coding sequence ATGGCTGAAGTAACTGTAAGCGAACTCGCCGAATCAGTCGGTGCTCCCGTTGAGCGTCTGTTAAAGCAGATGCAGGAAGCTGGTTTGAAGCACAAGAAAGCAGACGAATCCGTTTCTGATGATGAGAAACAAACGTTGCTGCGTTTTTTAAAGACGAGTCATGGCGAAGAAGTGGCGGAACCGCGCAAAATTACCTTAAAGCGCAAAACCACAACCACGTTAAAGACCGGGTCGGGCGCTTCACGCAAAACTGTCAACGTGGAAGTGCGTAAAAAGCGCACCTACGTGAAACGAGACCCTTCTGATGTTGAAGAAGTTGATACTCACGTTTCCGATGAAGCGGAACTAGCGGCTAAGGTCGCAGCTGAAGCCGAAGCGAAAGCCAAAGCGGCCGCCGAGGCGAAAGCTGCTGAGGAAGCCGCCAAGGCTGCCGAGCAAGCTGCAAAAGCTAAAGTAGCTGTACCTGCGGCGGAAGAAGCTGCGCCTGCTGCGCCTAAAGTAGCGAGCACCCGTGTTGATGACATGGAAGAGCGTCGTATTGCCGCGCTAGAAGGTCGTCGCAAGCAAGAAGAAGATGAGCGTCGCAAATCAGAAGAAGCGGAAGAAAAACGCAAAGCTGAAGAAGAGCTGCGTCAAAAGCGCGCGGATGCTGAAGCTAAAGCTAAGAAAGAAGAGGAGTCTAAGGGCAAGCATGGTCATGCGCCTAAGAAGCCTCGTCACTCTGAAGCTGACGAAGGCGACGAAGCTGGCCGTCACAACAAAAAGGCTGGTCATCGCGCCGCCAAGAAAGCTACGGCGCCAGCGGCACCGAAAAAAGGTGCTCGTATCGACCTTAAGCGCTTGGATGAACTCGACGACGAGCTCAACAAAACACGTCGCGCCCGCGGCTCTTTGAAGCTAAATAACAAACACGGTTTTAAGAAGCCGACGGCGAAACAAGTGCTAGAAATTGAACTGCCACAGCTTATTACCGTAGGTGAGTTGGCTGCAAAAATGAACATCAAGGCCAACGAACTCATCAAGCGTATGATGAAGATGGGCGTTATGGCTACCTTGAACGATCCGCTTGATCAGGAAACTTCGCAGTTGATTGTTGAAGAGCTGGGTCACGCTTATCGCTTGAAGAGCGGCAACGAGCTTGAAGAAGCGTTGGAGCTGTCTATCTCTCACGATGGTGAAATGGTTAGCCGTGCACCGGTTGTTACCGTTATGGGTCACGTTGACCACGGTAAAACATCGCTGCTCGATTACATCCGTAAAGCCAAGGTTGCAGCCGGTGAAGCCGGTGGTATTACCCAGCACATTGGCGCCTACCGTGTAAGCACAGCGAAGGGTGAGATTACCTTCTTGGATACCCCAGGTCACGCTGCGTTTACCGCCATGCGTGCTCGTGGTGCTCAGGCAACTGACGTGGTTATTCTCGTGGTTGCAGCCGACGATGGCGTTATGCCGCAAACCATTGAAGCGGTTCAGCATTCAAAGGCTGCAGGCGTTCCAATTGTTGTTGCTATCAACAAGTGCGATAAAGAATCCGCCGATCCCGATCGCGTTAAAAACGAATTGGTTCAGCACGAAGTTATTCCAGAAGATTGGGGTGGCGACACACAGTTTATCGAAGTGTCGGCGCATACCGGTGACGGCGTTGAAGCATTGCTAGAGGCAATTTCTCTGCAGGCAGAAATGTTAGAGCTGTTGGCTCCGATCGACGTTCCGGCTAAAGGTGTCGTGGTTGAATCGCGCGTTGATAAAGGCCGCGGTGCCATTGCAACCGTCTTGGTTCAGCAGGGTACCTTGAAGCGTGGCGACATGCTGCTCGCCGGCCAGTCTTACGGTCGCGTTCGCGCCATGACCAACGAGCAAGGCCAGCAAGTTACTGAAGCGGGTCCGTCTACGCCGGTTGAAATTTTAGGTCTTAACAATGCACCGGGCGCTGGCGATGATTTCGCGGTTGTGCCGGACGAGCGTAAAGCCCGTGAAGTTGCCGAACACCGTGCCGAAAAAGAGCGTAGCGAAAAGCTGATGCGTCAGCAGGCCGCTAAGCTCGAAAATATGTTTGCCAACATGGGCGCAGAAGAGAAGAAAGTTCTCTCTGTGGTTGCCAAGGCAGACGTACGCGGTTCATTGGAAGCCATTTTGAGTTCACTTGCCGATATCGGCAACGAAGAAGTTGAAGTGAATGTTGTGTCTTCTGGTGTCGGTGGAATTACCGAGAGCGACGTTAACTTGGCCATGGCCACTGGCGCCATCGTAATTGGTTTTAACGTTCGTGCCGATGCAACCACTCGCCGTTTAGCCGAAGGCGAAGGTGTTGAGATTCGTTACTACAGCATCATTTACCAATTGTTAGATGAAGTTCGTTCAGCCTTGGCGGGTATGTTGTCGCCAGAGCGCATCGAAGAAATTGTTGGTATTGCCGATGTACGCGAAGTGTTCCGCTCGCCTAAGTTCGGTCAGGTTGCTGGCTGTATGGTAACCGAGGGTACCGTCTTCCGTAATAAGCCGATTCGTGTACTGCGTGACAACGTGGTTATTTTCGAAGGTGAATTGGAATCTCTGCGTCGCTTTAAAGACGACGTTAAAGAAGTTCGCAACGGTACCGAGTGTGGTATCGGTGTTAAGAACTACGACGTGAAGGTCGGTGACCAGATCGAAGTGTTCGACGTCAAAGAGGTTGCAAGAGAGCTCTAA
- the pnp gene encoding polyribonucleotide nucleotidyltransferase gives MNPVIKSFQYGNQTVTLETGRVARQASGAVIASIGDTSVLCTVVGAKDAKDGIDFFPLSVHYVEKAYAAGKIPGGFFKREGRPSEKETLTSRLIDRPIRPLFPKGFKNEVQVVCTVISADKDVDPDICAMIGTSAALSISGIPFAGPIGCARVGYTQAEGYLLNPNYSVLKNSELDMVVAGTADAVLMVESEANELPEDIMLGAVLFAHQEQQAVIQAINELARDAAKPVWDWAAPVENADLKAALAKGFEDSIGVAYRITDKAKRYDRLNELRTQAIAELVDAESGVSKDDVREMFGKIEKNIVRTRVVAGEPRIDGRDNKTVRGISCEVGVLGKAHGSALFTRGETQALVVATLGSARDAQIIDALEGERKDPFMLHYNFPPYSVGECGRMGATGRREIGHGRLARRGVAAALPNMADFPYSLRVVSEITESNGSSSMASVCGTSLALMDAGVPLKAPVAGIAMGLVKEPNGFAVLTDILGDEDHLGDMDFKVAGTANGVTALQMDIKIQGITEEIMDIALEQALHARLHILAEMNKVIATARGEISDNAPRFEVIKIDPDKIRDIIGKGGAVIRSMTEETGASIDIEDDGTVRIFGANGEVIRDVLDRIGAITAEAEIGAIYEGTVVRIVDFGAFVNFLPGKDGLVHISQIADERVNDVNEYLKEGQVIRVKCLDVDQRGRIKLSIKEAQRDENPAPAEAPAAEEQQPE, from the coding sequence GTGAATCCTGTAATCAAATCCTTCCAATACGGAAATCAAACTGTAACCTTAGAAACCGGTCGTGTTGCTCGTCAAGCGAGCGGTGCGGTCATCGCTAGCATTGGCGATACCTCAGTATTGTGTACTGTTGTGGGTGCCAAAGATGCTAAAGACGGCATCGACTTTTTCCCGCTGTCAGTTCACTACGTAGAAAAAGCCTACGCTGCCGGTAAAATTCCTGGTGGGTTTTTCAAGCGCGAAGGTCGCCCAAGCGAGAAAGAAACCTTAACCTCGCGCCTAATCGATCGCCCCATCCGTCCACTGTTTCCAAAAGGCTTCAAAAATGAAGTTCAGGTTGTGTGTACGGTTATCTCTGCCGATAAAGATGTCGATCCCGATATCTGCGCGATGATTGGTACCTCAGCAGCGTTGTCTATCTCTGGTATTCCGTTTGCTGGCCCTATCGGCTGTGCACGCGTGGGTTATACCCAAGCGGAAGGCTACCTGTTGAACCCTAACTACAGTGTGTTGAAAAACTCCGAGTTAGACATGGTTGTTGCCGGTACTGCCGACGCCGTATTGATGGTTGAGTCTGAAGCTAACGAACTGCCTGAAGACATCATGTTAGGCGCCGTGCTTTTTGCCCACCAAGAGCAGCAAGCGGTTATTCAAGCCATCAACGAATTAGCGCGCGATGCCGCCAAGCCCGTTTGGGATTGGGCTGCACCGGTTGAAAATGCTGATCTGAAAGCGGCTTTAGCCAAAGGCTTTGAAGATTCTATTGGTGTTGCTTACCGCATTACCGATAAAGCCAAGCGTTACGATCGCTTAAACGAATTGCGCACCCAGGCAATCGCAGAGCTGGTTGATGCAGAGTCTGGTGTGAGCAAAGATGACGTGCGCGAAATGTTCGGCAAAATTGAAAAGAACATCGTGCGTACTCGCGTTGTTGCTGGCGAGCCCCGTATCGATGGTCGCGACAACAAAACCGTTCGCGGCATTAGCTGTGAAGTGGGTGTGTTAGGTAAGGCTCACGGCTCTGCGTTGTTCACCCGTGGTGAAACTCAGGCGTTGGTTGTGGCCACCCTTGGTTCAGCGCGCGATGCACAAATCATCGACGCCCTCGAAGGCGAGCGCAAAGACCCCTTCATGTTGCACTACAACTTCCCACCCTACTCAGTGGGTGAGTGTGGTCGTATGGGTGCCACTGGCCGTCGCGAAATCGGTCACGGCCGCTTGGCGCGTCGCGGTGTTGCCGCTGCATTGCCAAACATGGCAGATTTCCCTTACAGCCTGCGCGTTGTGAGCGAAATTACCGAATCTAACGGTTCGTCTTCTATGGCCTCTGTGTGTGGTACTAGCCTTGCGTTAATGGATGCGGGTGTGCCTTTGAAAGCGCCAGTGGCTGGTATTGCCATGGGCTTGGTTAAAGAGCCAAATGGCTTTGCCGTATTAACCGACATCCTCGGCGACGAAGATCACCTCGGCGATATGGATTTCAAAGTAGCCGGTACAGCCAACGGTGTTACCGCACTGCAAATGGACATCAAAATCCAAGGCATCACCGAAGAAATTATGGACATTGCACTAGAGCAAGCTCTACATGCACGTCTGCATATTCTTGCCGAAATGAATAAAGTGATTGCCACCGCACGCGGTGAAATTTCTGACAATGCACCACGCTTCGAAGTTATCAAAATCGATCCAGACAAGATTCGCGACATCATCGGTAAGGGCGGCGCTGTAATCCGCTCTATGACCGAAGAAACTGGCGCGTCTATCGATATCGAAGACGACGGCACCGTGCGTATCTTTGGTGCTAACGGCGAGGTGATTCGCGATGTGTTGGATCGCATCGGCGCAATCACGGCCGAAGCAGAAATTGGCGCTATCTACGAAGGCACAGTGGTGCGTATCGTAGACTTCGGTGCCTTTGTTAACTTCCTGCCAGGCAAAGACGGTTTAGTTCACATTTCACAAATCGCCGATGAGCGCGTGAATGATGTGAATGAGTACCTGAAAGAAGGCCAGGTTATTCGTGTGAAGTGCTTGGATGTAGATCAGCGTGGCCGTATCAAGCTGTCTATCAAAGAAGCCCAGCGCGATGAAAACCCAGCGCCGGCCGAAGCGCCAGCCGCTGAAGAGCAGCAGCCTGAGTAA
- a CDS encoding tRNA-uridine aminocarboxypropyltransferase, translating into MNIVLLCHERELLKPSNTGQLLHQCSGICARSVTWARKAPDLELLEAIAASRAYLVYPLLGASGQKLRCLEESEQRNTDNKLSVLLVENPVIVLIDATWQQAQKMFNQSPYLQHIPRLELSRERPSLFRLRRNQKKAGLCTVECAIELLRLCGERSVADQLEATFIHFMSLPRIASQAD; encoded by the coding sequence ATGAATATTGTCTTATTGTGTCACGAGCGCGAGCTGCTGAAGCCCTCAAATACCGGTCAGTTGTTACATCAGTGCAGTGGTATCTGCGCACGTTCGGTAACCTGGGCACGAAAAGCGCCAGATCTCGAGTTGCTCGAGGCTATTGCCGCGTCGCGAGCCTATTTGGTATATCCGCTGCTGGGTGCCTCTGGCCAGAAGTTGCGCTGTTTAGAAGAGAGCGAGCAGCGCAATACAGACAATAAGTTGTCTGTATTACTCGTTGAAAACCCTGTGATAGTGCTTATTGATGCCACCTGGCAGCAAGCGCAAAAAATGTTTAATCAAAGCCCCTATCTGCAGCACATTCCTCGCTTGGAACTAAGCCGTGAGCGCCCGTCGCTGTTTCGCCTGCGCCGCAATCAAAAAAAGGCTGGGCTCTGTACGGTAGAGTGCGCTATTGAACTGTTACGCCTATGCGGTGAGCGATCCGTGGCGGATCAACTGGAGGCGACCTTTATTCACTTTATGAGCCTGCCTAGAATTGCCAGCCAGGCGGATTGA
- the truB gene encoding tRNA pseudouridine(55) synthase TruB, producing MARKPKGRPISGVLVLNKPGGMTSNRALQIAKRLFYVAKAGHTGSLDPLATGVLPLCFGDSTKFSQYLLDADKTYESTFRLGERTDTSDSDGEIVETHSALHITEAMVLAGLMAFKGEISQVPSMFSALKKDGQPLYKLARQGIEVERKARQVTVYALDLLAFRPGVVAEVDVRVSCSKGTYIRSIAEDLGQALKVGGHVSRLHRTQAGPFTLAQSVSIDKLEELRAEAEPEVLDPLLLPVDAPVANMPKLALPEATAYYFRQGNPVMDAQAFALGGEGDKVRVFDQAGEFLGIGELSDDGRVAPKRLVATNSAD from the coding sequence ATGGCGAGAAAACCGAAAGGGCGCCCTATTAGCGGCGTCTTGGTGCTAAATAAACCGGGCGGAATGACTTCCAACCGGGCTTTGCAAATTGCTAAGCGGCTGTTTTATGTTGCGAAGGCGGGTCATACCGGTAGTCTAGACCCTCTGGCCACCGGTGTTTTACCGCTGTGTTTCGGTGATTCCACCAAATTTTCCCAATACTTGTTAGATGCCGATAAAACCTACGAAAGCACCTTTCGTTTGGGTGAGCGCACCGATACCAGTGATTCCGACGGCGAAATCGTTGAAACTCATTCTGCGTTGCATATCACTGAAGCGATGGTGTTAGCGGGCTTAATGGCGTTTAAAGGCGAGATTAGCCAAGTGCCGTCGATGTTCTCGGCGCTAAAAAAGGATGGTCAGCCACTGTACAAGCTCGCGCGCCAAGGCATAGAAGTTGAGCGCAAAGCCCGCCAAGTCACGGTTTATGCACTCGATCTGCTGGCCTTTAGGCCCGGCGTCGTGGCCGAGGTTGACGTTCGCGTCAGCTGCTCCAAAGGCACTTATATTAGAAGTATTGCCGAAGACCTAGGTCAGGCACTCAAGGTTGGCGGCCATGTGTCGCGCTTACACCGTACCCAAGCAGGGCCTTTTACCCTTGCTCAAAGCGTCAGTATCGATAAATTGGAAGAACTTCGGGCCGAGGCTGAGCCGGAGGTTTTAGACCCTTTATTGTTACCGGTAGACGCCCCTGTGGCGAACATGCCAAAGTTGGCATTACCGGAAGCTACGGCCTACTATTTCCGCCAGGGCAATCCCGTGATGGACGCGCAGGCCTTTGCCTTAGGGGGCGAAGGTGATAAGGTGCGTGTCTTTGATCAAGCTGGTGAATTTTTAGGCATTGGCGAATTAAGCGACGACGGCCGGGTAGCGCCCAAGCGTCTCGTTGCAACGAATTCAGCGGACTGA
- a CDS encoding pseudouridine synthase → MRSKRDRLDRHLKKVLSISRVETQQLLAKGEIFLDGQRATDIQQLVGEFTQVVVAGRVLQNKLPRYIQLHKPQGVVSATRDDKHQTVIDLIAADFAEQLHLVGRLDFNSTGLVLLTTDGRWSRRLTEPAAGVEKHYRVTLDKPITPEIVEAFERGLYFSFENIITRPVRTAFTDPLCVDIFLHEGRYHQIKRMFGHFQITVLSLHRLAIGNVVLDSELAEGEWRELSQDEVFRSVI, encoded by the coding sequence ATGAGATCCAAGCGTGATCGATTGGATAGGCACCTTAAAAAGGTACTGTCTATATCAAGAGTTGAGACACAGCAATTATTGGCAAAAGGGGAAATATTTCTAGACGGCCAACGCGCAACGGATATTCAACAGCTTGTGGGGGAATTTACACAGGTGGTTGTGGCGGGGCGCGTGTTACAAAACAAGTTGCCGCGCTATATTCAGTTGCACAAACCCCAAGGCGTGGTCAGCGCCACACGCGATGATAAGCACCAAACGGTTATTGATTTAATTGCCGCAGATTTTGCCGAGCAATTACACCTAGTAGGGCGCTTGGACTTCAATTCAACCGGTTTGGTTTTACTCACCACTGACGGCCGTTGGTCCCGGCGCTTAACTGAGCCCGCGGCGGGCGTTGAAAAACACTATCGCGTAACGCTGGACAAGCCTATCACGCCAGAGATAGTAGAAGCCTTCGAGCGCGGTTTGTATTTTAGCTTCGAAAACATTATAACGCGCCCCGTTCGCACCGCTTTTACTGACCCACTGTGTGTCGATATATTCCTACACGAAGGCCGCTACCATCAAATAAAGCGCATGTTTGGCCATTTCCAAATCACCGTGCTGAGTTTGCATCGGTTGGCTATTGGCAATGTGGTTTTAGATTCTGAATTGGCTGAAGGCGAGTGGCGGGAGTTGAGTCAGGATGAAGTGTTTAGGTCGGTGATTTAA